The Granulicella arctica genome segment ACACGAACCCACGATAGCCAACGATGGGGGAACCGATGTACCGGTCCCCCCGTCGTGCTGCTGTATCGGCTAGAAGTGATAACCGATTTCAGCCGTCACTGCTCTGGGCGTAACGTAATGCGTGCCGCTAAACGTTGAGAGAAAATTATACAGCGCGTACTTGTTCGTCAGGTTCACAGTTGTCACCCGAGCACTCCAGCGATGCTTGTCTCCGTTGAACAAATTATCTTCTCCGAGAGAAAGGTCGAACAGGTTGCGATGCATAATGCGGGGCGGGTTCTTGTCATCGTTCTCAGTACCAGGCGCCGGAATGGAGACAAGGTTCGAGGTGAGCTGTGAAGCCAGGCACTCGTTATTCGGAATGCCCACATAGGGTGTCGCCTTCACACCATTGCAGGTGAGGCCAGCTTGAAACTGCTGATCAGGGGTGAGACCGCTCAGATTGATTCCAGGCTGTCCGTTGATCGTGATCGACGGACCACCATTGGCTGGATTGCACAGGCTATTTGGATCCGTCACGTTATAACAAGGAACCGAGCCGGCAGTGAGACCACTGTCGTAGCGCCAGTTGAAGCCAACGAACGGACCATGCTTCAGCGGCACCTGATATTGCAGATGCGTTGTCTGGTTGTATCGTTCGTCGTGATCGATGCGGAAAGGAAATCCACTTTGCCCGACCGTTGCGCCAGCTCCAGCGCTCTGCGGAGGGAAGAATCGAGCCGCTACCGATGAAATCACAACAAACGCCGTGATGTTATGAAAGTTGGGCACGTCGGCACGAAGAGCAAATCCAGGGATCTTCGAGTTGTGCCAATCGATCGGGAACGTGATGGGCGTATTTCCCAGCACACTGAAATCGAAAGCGTTGTGAGTGTACTTCCAGATGTAGTCTCCACTGATCACAAGGTTCTTACCGAATGCCTGCTGCAGTCCGGCATGGAACTCATTGCGGAACCCTGGCTGTAGCGTGTTCGATACACCCGGCGTGCAGAGCAATAGAGGAGCAAGAACATTACTGGCACATCCCTGACTGGAGAGGACCAGGTTCTCGTTGAAAGGAGTCTCCAGCGTCCTCGCATACGAGACGCGAAGCACCGTGCCGGTCGGCTTCACCGAGTAGGCGACACCAAGCCGTGGCTCTGCCTGACGCGCAACTGTAAGGCCGTTGTAGAGATCGCCACGAATTCCGAGATTGAAGACAAAATTACCTGCCTTGAGCTGGTCCTGCGCATAGAGAGCAAGCTCCTTCACATCGGTGTGTCCGAAGTAGTTGAAGAGCGTCCCGCCACGCGTCAGGTCGTACGGCAGTAAAGCAGAGTTGAAGGTGCCACTCGCGTTGATACTCGGGTCATTCGAAACCAAGCCTGCCCCAGCGCACTGCGACGGATCAGAAAAGCCGCTTTGTGGATTCCCGCTTGCATCGACGCAGGGAGAGTTGAAGGTTGAGTTCACCAAGCCGAGATTGTCATGCTCGCGAAGGAACGTCTGCGCATACACCGCGCCAACCTTCACATTATTCCTACCCTTCACATAGGAAATATCAGTATGAGCTCCGGCGTTCGTCAGCGTGCGAATCTGAGAGATGCTCTGCGCTTGGATCGGCCCGAGGTCAGCAAGAGGATCTTCGCTAGGGTAATAGTTATATGCATCCCGCCGCACATACGGTGCAATATTGAAGACCGAGTTCGCTCCAATGACGCGTGTATAAGTCGGAGAGATATTGAATGTCTCAATCTTCGACTTCTGATCGGCGCTGCCTACATTCCCAAAGACCGGGCTGCTGCTTGCGCCTCCGCTCACCACATTCTGAACATTGAGATTGTCATACGTGTTCGGCGTCTGGAACCAGGACCGGCTATAGGTCAGATTCAGATGCATCGAGTCCTTCGCCGTTAGCTGACGGTCGATGCGGTCGAACACGTTCTGCTCGTTGCCCTTGTCATGGAAGACGCTGAACTCCGCAGGATCGAGAAAGCGTCCGGTATTCAAACCATCTGCTTCAAAGAAATTACCCCAGTTCTGTCCGCCGTACGAAAGGTCGAGAGACGCGGTCGATGTGCCAAACGTTCCATACGACGTCGTGATACTACCCGTCGGCGTCTTTATGCCTTCACCGGAACGCGTTGTGACATTGATGATCAAGCTAGTCTTGCCGCCATACTCAGCAGGAGGCGCGCCAGAGATCACTTCTATTGATTGGATTGAATTCGACGGAATCTGGTTCGAAAAAACCTTACTCTGCTGATCTGTAATCGGCTGACCATCGAGCGAGAACGAGTTGGAGGCATGATCGCCGAGCCCATGAAAGAGACCATTCGAATCGGCAGCAACACCCGGCGACGCCAAGGTAACAAGAGAGCTTAACGTAGAGGAGGGAGTCTCGAGCGGCAGTTTGTTGAACAGGCCGCGATCCACGTCTGTATGAAAGGTCGGATCGTTCTCAACGAGATCACCTGCATCGACATTGATGACAGTAGAGGACTCTCCCACCTTAAGCGACAGATTGAAGGCAATGGGTACGGTTGAGCGAACATCCACATCGTGCGACGCAGTGGAGAAACCTGCCCGATTCACACTTAAATGGTAAGGATTGAAAGGGACGTTCGTGAATTGATAGTGCCCGGTGGAGTCCGTGGTGCTAGCGCGATCGTAGCCACTGACAGGATTCACGATCGTGACAACGGCATCCGCGACAACAGCTCCCACTGGATCTGTGACGATGCCGGACAACGTACCGGAGCTTCCGGCAGATTGCGCCCGAACACCCGAAACAAGAAAAGAAAACAGAATAACGAAAGCTGCAAAAATGCCGCGTCGTGTCGACGTGCGCATACACTACCCCCTATTGGTTCAGACCTGCGTGATGATGAGCTTCTAGGCGAAGACGCAGCCATCAGGCGGGGGGCGGGTAAAGAGCGCAAACGTAAACAGTGCAACCGATCGAGTGACAGGAGAAGCTGCCTCGATCAACGACACAACTATGGATATAACGAGCGCAACCAGCAGAGCCGTCGCCACGATGCCCACATGCGCAGTAACGCAAAGCGAGCAGTCAGAGTGCGAAGCAGTGCCGCTCAGGTGTGTGTGCGACGCCTGAACCGTGCTGCCGACAAGGAGCAACCCAATGCACAAAACCGCGAGGAGCATGCTCCAACGGCTGAGGGCGTTCGGTCTATAGCTTCTATAGGTCACGGTGATTTTTACTGTAATACAAAACTCCATTAAAAGCTAATGGTTTCTCATTATTCAAACTACCTAAATACCGCACCAGCTATCCGGCTACCGTATCCATAGCAGACTCCAACTGTCACTAAAAACTGTTCGTTAGAGACCTTGTGATTGTAGGAAGTATGCCAGAGTACGACAGGCGGGACAAAGCTTAACAAACAAGTTTTACGTTTTTGCCTCAAGGTGCATACTTAGACCGGCTGCCGGGAGTACGCAAGGGCTCGGGAGACCAGCGGCTATGGAAGGATTTTCGTCGGTTCCTTTCCTAAGGGTGCACACCCCAAACATGTCCATCCTAAGAACAAGTGCACAGGGTCTGCTTGTTGCAATCCCCACCTCCAGGCCTAGCAAAGTTTCTCCAAAATCGAATTGCCCGTCGTATCTGTGCCAAGGGACATTTGGTCGATGCCGCTAACTCTGTGATTGAGCAACATGGCAATGATCTAGTGATTCATCGTCGAGAATGTAGGTGCCTGACATGGCGAAGACGAAGAACGAGGATATTCGCTGTATTCCACTTAATCAAACGGCGTCTCCGCGCTAAATAAGCTTCGATGGGGCCGATCAAACTCATCCCGGGCCTTCCTGGACTCTGTGGGACAGCGACAACGGAATTATCGAGACTGGTTCGCTCCAATTCTGGAAGCCATCAAACTGCCCAATTACACGTGGCATTGCAATCGACATACCTTTGCCAGTAGGCTAGTCATGAAAGGCATAGATCTCCGTACTATGGGTGAGATGCTCGGTCATCGGACGTTCCAGGCGACCATGCGCTACACTCACCTAGCGGCGGACCATAAGCAGAGCGCGAGAGCGTGTCTTGATAGCCCATGACGAGTTGGGTTGCAAAATCTGCGGAAGGGTGTGCTTTAAGCGGGAGTGGCGAAATGGCAGACGCACTTGGTTTAGGTCCAAGCGGAGCAATCCGTGGGGGTTCGAGTCCCTTCTCCCGCACCAACTCACACCACATCGGCTAGTGTCGATGTTTTCCTTTATTGTCTGGCGCTACGCAAGCTGGACATAAACATACATAGACTTTCGATGCCAGTAGGCATAGCAGAATTCGAACCTGCGGCTTCCACCGCGTGTCCCCCGGTTGCAGGGCATCTTATAAACAGCAAAGCGCTTAGAATCCGGAGAACAGGCCCAATCGACGCTATTTGCTGCCAAATTGCTAACTATTTTTCGATCATCTCACCATGTGGGCCAACAGGCTAACTGTGCGGGATCAGCCCAGCTTTCTTCTTGACGGCCTATCCATTGCGGTCGAGACGTTTTTGAGGTTCAATCAGGGTATTGCATAAGCTCATCTCCATTTTATTGCTGGCACTATTCAGCTTCCCTCTCGTTTCGCCCGTCCTTGCCTCCATGAGCGACGCAAACGCGAGTGTGCCGATCTGCTGCCGCAAAAATGGGAAGCACCATTGTTTGAGGAGTACGGCTGACCGTGCCGGTTCGGCTCAGGCGGGACCGCAATTCAGCGCTCCTGTCGAAAAGTGCCCCTACTGTCCCCGGGCTGTCATGCCGACGCATCCTGATGTTATGTCGCCTGCGGCTTTGTCCAGCGTATTCGCGGCTCTTGCGAGTCATTCTGCCTGTATCGCTCAGACGGAATCCAAATGGCGGATTGCGCGCGACCGGTCACGTCAGAAGCGTGGGCCACCTTCCTTCCTCAGCTAATCCCTGTTCTTTGGCAGCGTCCTTTCCGGTCTCCCTCAAGCCGTTAAGTGTGCATTGCCAGTGTCTGGATTTTGATAAGTCACATTCATGTGACTAGGAGGTCGCCTCATGCGCCGTCTTATTGCCTGCCTCATTTTCTTGGGATTGCTTTACAGTCCCGTCGCCTACGCTACGATCTTCGGGCAGATTCATGGTGTTGTCCACGATCCACAGCACCGCCCCATCGCGGGAGTTCAGATCAAACTTCGTGCGGTCAACTCTGCCTTCACAAAGACCGCCCTGACTGGCCAGGATGGCTCCTTCTCCATTCCAGCCGTTCCGCTTGGCGACTACGTTGTTACAGCCTCCCAAGCCGGCTTTGCCGGAGTCCGCCAAACTCTCGCGCTCGCCTCGGATACCTCACCCATCCTGCACTTCGAACTACAACTTGGCGCTGTGCAGCAGGCCGTAACCGTCACGACCGACACCAACACCACTAACCTCAACACTGTCACCCCGACCTCCCTCATCAGCCGGCAGGACATCGCATTGACGCCTGGTGCAGACCGCACCAACAGCATGGCCATGATCACCGACTACGTTCCCGGCGCTTACATGACCCACGATATGCTTCACATGCGCGGTGGGCACCAGGTCAGCTGGCTCATCGACGGCGTCCAGATCCCAAACACCAACATCGCCAGCAACCTTGGCGCGCAGATCGATCCCAAAGACATCGACTACATCGAAGTCGAGCGTGGAAGCTACACCTCCGATGTCGGTGATCGCACATACGGGGTCTTCAACGTGGTCCCCCGCACCGGCTTCGAGCGCAACCGCGAGGCCGAGCTTGTTTTCAGCGCCGGCAACTTCTTCCAGACCAACGACCAGATCAACTTCGGCGACCATTCCGAAAAGTTTGCATACTACGCCAGTCTTAACGGCAATCGTAGCGACTACGGGCTTGCGCCACCTGTCGGCCAGGTCCTGCACGACGCCACGAACGGCTATGGCGGTTTCGCATCCTTGATCTATAACCGCACTCCTGAAAACCAGCTCCGTCTTGTCATGCAACTTCGCCAGGACAACTTCCAGATCCCCTACGACCCCGATCCCAACAGCTTTGAAAACCAACAGTACGACTCCAGCGGCCTTCGCGACAGCCAGCACGAAACCGACGGTGTCGCCGCCTTCTCCTGGCTCCACACTTTCAGTTCCTCTACCGTCCTACAGGTCTCACCCTTCTTCCACTACAACAAGGCCGACTATGAATCGAATCCCAATGACATCCCGGTAGCAACCACGGTCAACCGCTCCTCCGCTTACGGCGGCGGACAAGCCTCCATTACGACGGAGATCGCTCGCAACACCTTGCAGGCAGGCTTCTATTCCTTTGGCCAGCACGATAACTATCTCTTCGGCGCCATCTTCAACGATGGGAGTGGAAGTCCCAACTTCTCGACCCCAGACTCCGCTTCCGGGGGTGTTATCGAAGAATACGTCTCTGACAACTACAAGGCGACCTCGTGGCTCACACTCATCGCGGGCCTTCGGCAGACCCACTTCCAAGGTCAGTTCACCGAGAATGAAACTGATCCACGGTTCGGCGTTGCCGTGCGCGTTCCCAAGTTGAACTGGGTCTTCCGAGGCTTCTATGGACGCTTCTATCAGCCCCCACCGCTGCTCACCGCCAAGGGCCCCATCGTGCAGTTCGCCCAGAACAACAATACCGACTTTGTCTCTCTCCACGGCGAGCGTGACGAAGAGCATCAGTTCGGCGTCCAGATTCCCTTCAAGGGCTGGCTCCTCGACGCCGACACCTTCAAGACCCGCATCAACAACTTCCTGGATCACTCCAACGTGGGTAACTCCAGCATCTACTTCCCAGTCACCGTCGACGGAGCACTCGTCCGCGCCTGGGAGCTCTCCCTCCGCTCACCGCGGCTATGGCATTTCGGCCAGGTCCACCTCGCCTACTCCAACCAGATCGCCGAGCAGAGAGGCAACATCACAGGCGGCCTCGTCTGCACCCCCGTTGGCGATCCGGCCTGCGATGCTGGCTTTACCTATACTCCGGTCGATCACGATCAGCGAAATACTCTTAATGCCGGGTTCAATGCGACGTTACCAGACCGCATTACGGCCTCAACAAATGTTTACTATGGCTCGGGCTTCACCAACGGCGATCCCGACCCCACGACACCCTATCCCAACGCATATCTTCACCAACACACAACCTTCGACTTCTCCATTGGCAAGAGGTTCGGCGAGCGCACTACGGTTGCCATCAATGCGCTGAACGTGGCTAACCGCAGAACGCTGCTCGACAACAGCCTCACCTTCGGCGGCTTTCACTACAACGACCCGCGCGAAATCTACGGCGAAGTCCGCTATCGCTTTCACTACTAACCCGCACGTTTGAGCAAAGAAAGTGCGTAAACTCCTGTCCATTCTGCTGTTGGCGATGTTCGCCCTCCTGCTGCCGGAGGAACGGAGTTCACCATTGCATGATGGAGATAGCGGAAAACGGCACTTCTTCGGGACCTCCTCATATCGGAGCACCTGCTGAGAAGTGCCCTTATTATCCAACCGCAGTCACGGCAACGCATCCAAATCTTTTAGCTCAGAGTGTATCCGCTGCAGTCTACTTAGGCCTTATAGACCACCCAGCCTGTATCACCCATCGGAGTCGAAGCGGCGCATCGTGCATGATCGCTCACGCCAGAAGCGCGGCCCTCCCACAGTGTCCCTCCTTTAAAAAGCCGGAGCTATTTCGGCGTTCTCAGAACTGGCCGTATGATGATGTGCCGCTTTGCCGACTGTAACCACGATCGCAACAAGTCACACTTTTTACTCAGTAAGCCGCATTGACGATCAACGTTCCATTGCGTTCGACTTTACATGGACGAAGGAGCAATGGAGTCGCACAGTCGAGCCAGAAGTTTCCTGCACATACGCCGAAGCATCCAGGAAAGCTGGATGCTTCGGCGTGTTGTCCTCGCTTGTATGTGCAGGGCCGCCCAAAAATCGTTCCAATTATTCTGGCCTTGACAATATATGCCAATGAAAGGTTACTTACGCCTCGGCCCCTTCGACCGAGGCGTAAGTAGCTTGCCGTCAATTAGGCGGTGCCACCTCCAGAGCCGTAGTCTCTAACGTCGCGACTGTCGCTATCAGAGGCATACTCACCGCTTGGGTGATCGGCGATGCTGAACTACTGGTTCTGCGTCGTCGAGGCACTAGCGTTAGCCCCAGCGCCACTCAGCGAGATTGTCTGCGGAGTGGTCGACAGGTCGGTGGTCAGCGAGAACGTCGATTTCTTCGTGCCTG includes the following:
- a CDS encoding TonB-dependent receptor — protein: MRTSTRRGIFAAFVILFSFLVSGVRAQSAGSSGTLSGIVTDPVGAVVADAVVTIVNPVSGYDRASTTDSTGHYQFTNVPFNPYHLSVNRAGFSTASHDVDVRSTVPIAFNLSLKVGESSTVINVDAGDLVENDPTFHTDVDRGLFNKLPLETPSSTLSSLVTLASPGVAADSNGLFHGLGDHASNSFSLDGQPITDQQSKVFSNQIPSNSIQSIEVISGAPPAEYGGKTSLIINVTTRSGEGIKTPTGSITTSYGTFGTSTASLDLSYGGQNWGNFFEADGLNTGRFLDPAEFSVFHDKGNEQNVFDRIDRQLTAKDSMHLNLTYSRSWFQTPNTYDNLNVQNVVSGGASSSPVFGNVGSADQKSKIETFNISPTYTRVIGANSVFNIAPYVRRDAYNYYPSEDPLADLGPIQAQSISQIRTLTNAGAHTDISYVKGRNNVKVGAVYAQTFLREHDNLGLVNSTFNSPCVDASGNPQSGFSDPSQCAGAGLVSNDPSINASGTFNSALLPYDLTRGGTLFNYFGHTDVKELALYAQDQLKAGNFVFNLGIRGDLYNGLTVARQAEPRLGVAYSVKPTGTVLRVSYARTLETPFNENLVLSSQGCASNVLAPLLLCTPGVSNTLQPGFRNEFHAGLQQAFGKNLVISGDYIWKYTHNAFDFSVLGNTPITFPIDWHNSKIPGFALRADVPNFHNITAFVVISSVAARFFPPQSAGAGATVGQSGFPFRIDHDERYNQTTHLQYQVPLKHGPFVGFNWRYDSGLTAGSVPCYNVTDPNSLCNPANGGPSITINGQPGINLSGLTPDQQFQAGLTCNGVKATPYVGIPNNECLASQLTSNLVSIPAPGTENDDKNPPRIMHRNLFDLSLGEDNLFNGDKHRWSARVTTVNLTNKYALYNFLSTFSGTHYVTPRAVTAEIGYHF
- a CDS encoding tyrosine-type recombinase/integrase; this encodes MGQRQRNYRDWFAPILEAIKLPNYTWHCNRHTFASRLVMKGIDLRTMGEMLGHRTFQATMRYTHLAADHKQSARACLDSP
- a CDS encoding TonB-dependent receptor, which encodes MRRLIACLIFLGLLYSPVAYATIFGQIHGVVHDPQHRPIAGVQIKLRAVNSAFTKTALTGQDGSFSIPAVPLGDYVVTASQAGFAGVRQTLALASDTSPILHFELQLGAVQQAVTVTTDTNTTNLNTVTPTSLISRQDIALTPGADRTNSMAMITDYVPGAYMTHDMLHMRGGHQVSWLIDGVQIPNTNIASNLGAQIDPKDIDYIEVERGSYTSDVGDRTYGVFNVVPRTGFERNREAELVFSAGNFFQTNDQINFGDHSEKFAYYASLNGNRSDYGLAPPVGQVLHDATNGYGGFASLIYNRTPENQLRLVMQLRQDNFQIPYDPDPNSFENQQYDSSGLRDSQHETDGVAAFSWLHTFSSSTVLQVSPFFHYNKADYESNPNDIPVATTVNRSSAYGGGQASITTEIARNTLQAGFYSFGQHDNYLFGAIFNDGSGSPNFSTPDSASGGVIEEYVSDNYKATSWLTLIAGLRQTHFQGQFTENETDPRFGVAVRVPKLNWVFRGFYGRFYQPPPLLTAKGPIVQFAQNNNTDFVSLHGERDEEHQFGVQIPFKGWLLDADTFKTRINNFLDHSNVGNSSIYFPVTVDGALVRAWELSLRSPRLWHFGQVHLAYSNQIAEQRGNITGGLVCTPVGDPACDAGFTYTPVDHDQRNTLNAGFNATLPDRITASTNVYYGSGFTNGDPDPTTPYPNAYLHQHTTFDFSIGKRFGERTTVAINALNVANRRTLLDNSLTFGGFHYNDPREIYGEVRYRFHY